One part of the Bacteroidia bacterium genome encodes these proteins:
- the bamD gene encoding outer membrane protein assembly factor BamD, giving the protein MQKNIRIIGLALLIALMTVGCGKEYKKFSKWSRKGTVAQKDSAAFYFYERKDYDKASFLLEELQTAYRGQPRAKEVLYAYAYSKYGSGYYTTAAFNFEQYSKLYPNDPLAPECMYMVGYCAYLESAPYYLDQAATLKAISQFQLFINNYPVDERSEKANTLMTELRERLAKKAFENANVYFKIQNFRAATKAFEVMIQEFPDSRYREEAQYLWFKSAADLADNSIFSKKKNRYLDALDLYERFIDKYPNSVFVKDAEAAFVKAKKGYGKVLAGEANGS; this is encoded by the coding sequence ATGCAAAAAAATATAAGAATAATCGGCCTGGCCCTCCTGATTGCTTTGATGACTGTAGGCTGTGGCAAGGAATATAAAAAGTTTAGTAAATGGTCCCGAAAAGGAACAGTAGCACAGAAAGACTCTGCTGCTTTTTACTTTTATGAAAGAAAGGACTATGACAAAGCATCCTTCCTATTGGAAGAACTTCAAACGGCCTACCGTGGACAACCTCGCGCCAAAGAAGTGCTCTATGCATATGCATACTCCAAGTATGGAAGTGGATACTATACGACGGCTGCCTTCAACTTTGAGCAGTATTCCAAATTGTATCCCAATGATCCCCTCGCACCAGAATGTATGTATATGGTAGGATACTGTGCATACCTCGAATCTGCCCCATATTACCTGGATCAGGCTGCTACCTTGAAAGCGATCAGTCAGTTCCAGTTATTCATCAACAATTATCCGGTAGATGAAAGATCTGAGAAAGCCAATACGCTGATGACAGAATTGAGGGAAAGGCTGGCGAAAAAAGCATTTGAGAATGCCAATGTTTATTTCAAAATCCAAAACTTCCGTGCTGCCACCAAAGCATTTGAAGTAATGATCCAGGAATTTCCGGATTCTCGCTATCGTGAAGAAGCCCAGTATCTTTGGTTCAAATCAGCGGCAGATCTGGCTGACAACAGTATTTTCAGCAAAAAGAAGAATCGCTACCTCGATGCATTGGATCTTTATGAGCGATTTATAGATAAGTATCCCAACAGTGTTTTCGTCAAAGATGCAGAAGCTGCCTTTGTAAAAGCCAAGAAAGGCTATGGAAAAGTACTG